A stretch of Planctomycetaceae bacterium DNA encodes these proteins:
- a CDS encoding PAS domain S-box protein, with amino-acid sequence MKPAEQPNLKRYAWATVLLLAANVVLGVATIHQVRNSERDAAQVQQIQTTVALLLSMIVDAETGQRGYLISGEEEYLEPYRESITAIERLLSTLDEFGEDDALLAGRMPEIRRHVAARMKELARSVDARKESGFETARAIMLSDRGKQEMERLRVIFEDLNLHNARNHASQQRRSTFTYWLSVFIAVLLGVAVIAVLVMYSKVVERHSEKQQRATDAIAAHRERLRTTLSSIGDAVISTDADGRVVDMNAVAEALTGWKTSDAVQRPLSDVFQIIGEATRKPSPSPAAAVLRGSRITGDRGSTLLIAKDGTERLIEDNAAPILNEKSQVTGCVLVFRDVTSRRQQEMRLAQNEQTFRETFDRAPTGIAHVMLDGRWLRVNEKLCEITGYSRDELLSRTALEITHPEDVTLATELVKQLLAGDIPSFALEKRYLSKNGDPVWVNLTVALMRDNVGKPDFYVVMIEDIREWRQAEENRMRLAAIVESSNDAIIGKSFEGIVTSWNPAAERLFGFTEAEILNQPVYRIVPESLHEEERQLLERISNGETVDRYESARLRKDGTSIDVVLNISPILNAKKEKIGIASIVRDITEQKKSARIIQESEERFQTLADNISQFAWMADANGWIYWYNRRWYEYTGTTFEEMQGWGWKKVHHPDHLDRVVERIQHSWDTGIPWEDTFPLRGKDGRYRWFLSRALPIRDGQGNIVNWFGSNTDITELKEYEESLQQARKAAETASHARGEFLANMSHEIRTPMTAILGHADILASHVQNPDNLACIDTIRRNGKFLLQIINDILDLSRIDAGRFHVERNKVQPDSLLADIQSLMDVRAEEKQLALAVRIDGRIPAAIESDAIRLRQILLNLVGNAIKFTDEGRVELIARFDPERKAMLFVVSDTGIGISQSDQHQLFEPFMQVDTSSTRAYEGTGLGLAICRRLAHALNGEILVSSVPGQGSTFTLVLDCGDIEDLQLVEASVFQNLRRPEQEAVSLHGSILVVDDRRDIRFLAQHMIEKAGGRVLTATNGQEAIDRLTGSQAPHGIDLVLMDMQMPVVDGYTAARTLRERGCRIPIIALTANAMMDDRNKCLQSGCTDYTTKPLDGPLLLRMISKYLPPTDHVLLKAE; translated from the coding sequence GTGAAACCCGCAGAACAACCCAACCTGAAGCGGTACGCCTGGGCCACCGTGCTTCTGCTGGCAGCAAATGTTGTTCTGGGCGTGGCCACCATCCATCAGGTTCGTAACAGCGAACGCGATGCTGCTCAGGTGCAACAGATTCAAACCACGGTTGCTTTGCTGCTTTCGATGATTGTCGATGCCGAAACCGGGCAGCGTGGCTATCTGATCTCCGGTGAAGAGGAATATCTGGAGCCTTATCGGGAATCGATTACGGCAATTGAACGCCTGCTGTCAACACTGGATGAATTTGGTGAAGACGACGCTTTGCTGGCGGGCCGAATGCCGGAAATCCGACGGCATGTGGCTGCACGCATGAAAGAGCTGGCGCGATCGGTCGATGCCCGAAAAGAATCGGGTTTTGAGACTGCTCGTGCGATCATGCTGAGTGATCGGGGTAAGCAGGAGATGGAGCGTCTGCGCGTTATTTTTGAAGACCTGAATCTGCACAATGCTCGTAACCATGCCTCACAGCAGCGGCGTTCGACATTTACATACTGGCTTTCTGTTTTCATTGCTGTGTTGCTGGGCGTCGCGGTGATTGCGGTACTGGTGATGTATAGTAAGGTCGTTGAACGTCACAGTGAAAAACAGCAGCGCGCGACAGACGCCATCGCAGCACATCGAGAACGACTCCGAACTACGTTGAGCAGCATTGGCGATGCAGTGATCTCAACGGACGCTGATGGTCGCGTTGTCGACATGAATGCCGTGGCTGAAGCATTGACGGGATGGAAGACTTCGGATGCCGTCCAGCGGCCCTTGTCCGACGTGTTTCAGATCATCGGCGAAGCGACTCGAAAGCCTTCACCCAGTCCCGCCGCCGCCGTGCTGAGGGGAAGCCGGATCACTGGTGACAGAGGCAGCACACTGTTGATTGCAAAAGACGGTACCGAGAGGCTCATTGAAGATAATGCAGCTCCGATCCTGAACGAAAAATCTCAGGTGACCGGGTGTGTGCTGGTATTTCGCGATGTAACCAGCCGCCGACAGCAGGAGATGCGGCTGGCACAGAATGAACAGACTTTTCGAGAAACCTTCGATCGGGCTCCAACTGGAATTGCCCACGTAATGCTGGATGGACGGTGGCTTCGCGTGAACGAAAAACTCTGCGAGATCACTGGTTACTCACGGGATGAATTGCTGAGCCGCACCGCTCTGGAGATCACCCATCCCGAAGACGTTACGCTGGCAACGGAACTGGTCAAACAGCTGCTTGCGGGTGACATCCCGTCTTTTGCACTGGAGAAACGATACCTGAGCAAAAATGGTGATCCGGTCTGGGTGAATCTGACAGTCGCGCTGATGCGAGACAACGTCGGAAAGCCTGATTTCTATGTTGTTATGATCGAAGACATCCGCGAATGGCGTCAGGCAGAAGAGAATCGAATGCGGCTGGCGGCAATTGTGGAGTCTTCGAACGACGCCATCATTGGAAAGAGCTTTGAAGGAATTGTGACGAGCTGGAACCCGGCAGCTGAGCGGCTGTTTGGTTTCACCGAGGCCGAAATTCTGAATCAGCCGGTTTACCGTATTGTGCCGGAATCCCTGCATGAAGAAGAGCGCCAGCTGCTCGAAAGAATCAGCAACGGGGAGACGGTGGATCGGTACGAATCCGCGCGATTGCGAAAGGACGGAACCTCCATTGATGTCGTGCTGAACATCTCGCCAATTCTGAATGCGAAGAAGGAAAAAATCGGAATCGCGTCCATTGTTCGCGACATTACAGAGCAGAAGAAATCCGCCAGGATTATTCAGGAGAGTGAAGAGCGGTTTCAGACCCTCGCGGACAACATTTCTCAGTTCGCCTGGATGGCTGACGCGAATGGATGGATTTACTGGTACAACCGCCGCTGGTACGAATACACGGGAACGACGTTCGAAGAGATGCAGGGATGGGGATGGAAGAAGGTTCATCACCCGGATCATCTTGACCGTGTTGTGGAGCGAATTCAGCACAGCTGGGATACGGGTATACCGTGGGAGGATACGTTTCCGCTTCGAGGAAAAGACGGTCGCTACCGCTGGTTCTTATCACGTGCGTTGCCAATCCGTGATGGACAGGGAAACATCGTCAATTGGTTTGGTTCGAACACAGACATTACAGAATTGAAGGAATACGAAGAGTCACTTCAGCAGGCGAGGAAAGCGGCCGAAACCGCAAGCCATGCGCGAGGAGAGTTTCTGGCCAACATGAGCCACGAAATTCGCACTCCCATGACGGCAATCCTTGGGCATGCAGACATTCTGGCCAGTCATGTTCAGAACCCGGACAATCTGGCATGCATCGACACCATCCGCAGGAATGGAAAGTTTCTCCTGCAGATCATCAATGACATTCTGGACCTTTCCCGCATTGATGCGGGCCGATTTCATGTGGAACGAAACAAGGTTCAGCCGGACAGCCTGCTGGCAGATATCCAGTCTCTGATGGACGTCCGGGCAGAAGAAAAGCAGCTGGCCCTTGCGGTTCGAATTGATGGCCGCATTCCGGCCGCCATCGAAAGTGACGCCATCAGACTTCGACAAATCCTTCTGAACCTGGTTGGGAATGCCATCAAGTTTACGGACGAAGGTCGGGTCGAACTGATCGCGCGATTCGATCCTGAGCGCAAAGCGATGCTGTTTGTCGTTTCGGACACAGGCATCGGCATCAGCCAGTCAGATCAGCATCAGCTTTTCGAACCCTTCATGCAGGTTGATACGTCTTCGACGCGCGCTTACGAAGGAACAGGGCTGGGACTCGCCATCTGCCGTCGCCTGGCTCATGCGCTGAATGGTGAAATTCTGGTGTCGAGTGTACCGGGTCAGGGTAGTACGTTCACACTGGTCCTGGATTGCGGCGATATCGAAGATCTTCAGCTCGTCGAAGCATCCGTCTTCCAGAACCTGCGCCGTCCCGAACAGGAGGCGGTGTCACTGCATGGATCTATCCTGGTCGTTGATGATCGCAGAGACATCCGATTTCTCGCGCAGCATATGATTGAAAAAGCGGGCGGCAGAGTCCTGACAGCAACCAATGGTCAGGAAGCCATCGATCGTCTCACTGGCAGTCAAGCACCCCATGGCATCGATCTGGTGCTGATGGATATGCAGATGCCCGTAGTTGACGGCTATACGGCTGCCCGGACTCTGCGAGAACGCGGATGCCGGATTCCCATCATTGCGCTCACGGCCAACGCGATGATGGACGACCGTAACAAATGCCTGCAGTCCGGCTGCACAGACTATACAACCAAACCGCTGGATGGCCCCCTGTTGCTGAGAATGATCAGCAAGTACCTGCCCCCGACGGACCACGTCTTACTGAAGGCAGAGTGA
- a CDS encoding sigma-54 dependent transcriptional regulator, which produces MTNVLVIDDDRSVCEMVRHSLARADLTTVTAMTADEGLQLLASEQPEVVLLDVMLPGVSGLDVFKQIQEHDRRLPIIFITAGSDSTTAIKAMQLGGFDYVTKPLNLPALTDLIEQAIETRRMMSTPVALSMKDQVDPNMEAFVGRSGPMLDVFKSIGRVAAQNVPVLIRGESGTGKELVARAIYQNSDRANAPFMAVNCAALPDALLESELFGHEKGAFTGADKQRIGKFEACTGGTIFLDEIGDMSLLVQSKMLRLLQQQEFERVGGNTTIRTDVRIIAATNLDLDHMVKEGEFREDLFYRLNGLTIHLPPLRERGEDITHLIEHYLRFWAKQMHREDIEGVSPEALELLKNYRWPGNVRELQSAMRQALLNSTGPVVVPSCLPVDVIGKTLSAESSSDEESASSGVPSDLAPFVERRLAAESTDLYAEALEQMELFLMTRVLEFTEGNQTRAAEILGITRGKIRNRVKQFGITLDKHVGLED; this is translated from the coding sequence ATGACAAATGTACTTGTAATAGATGATGATCGATCGGTCTGCGAGATGGTCCGACACTCGCTGGCTCGCGCTGACCTGACCACCGTTACTGCGATGACGGCCGATGAAGGGCTTCAATTGCTGGCGTCGGAGCAACCGGAAGTCGTGTTACTCGATGTGATGCTGCCGGGTGTCTCCGGGTTGGACGTTTTCAAGCAGATTCAGGAACACGATCGACGGCTTCCCATCATCTTCATTACTGCAGGATCTGACAGCACGACTGCGATCAAAGCGATGCAGTTGGGTGGCTTCGACTACGTCACAAAGCCTCTCAATCTTCCTGCGTTAACCGATCTGATTGAGCAGGCTATTGAAACGCGACGGATGATGAGTACCCCCGTTGCTCTTTCAATGAAGGATCAGGTTGATCCCAACATGGAAGCATTCGTGGGTCGCAGTGGCCCGATGCTGGATGTATTTAAGTCGATTGGTCGAGTCGCCGCCCAGAATGTGCCGGTCTTGATTCGCGGCGAAAGTGGAACCGGAAAAGAGCTGGTCGCCCGAGCAATCTACCAGAACAGCGACCGAGCGAATGCGCCATTTATGGCTGTTAACTGTGCCGCGCTACCGGATGCATTGCTGGAAAGTGAACTCTTCGGGCATGAAAAAGGCGCCTTTACGGGCGCGGACAAGCAGCGAATTGGCAAGTTTGAGGCATGTACCGGCGGGACCATCTTTCTGGATGAAATCGGGGACATGTCGTTGCTGGTTCAAAGCAAGATGCTTCGCCTGCTGCAACAGCAGGAATTCGAACGCGTTGGCGGAAACACCACCATCAGGACGGACGTCCGTATTATCGCAGCGACCAATCTTGATCTGGATCATATGGTGAAGGAGGGTGAATTCCGCGAGGATCTCTTTTACCGATTGAACGGACTCACCATACATCTGCCGCCACTTCGTGAACGTGGCGAAGACATTACGCATCTTATCGAACATTATCTGCGATTCTGGGCGAAACAGATGCATCGGGAAGATATTGAGGGGGTCTCTCCGGAAGCACTTGAGCTCCTGAAGAACTATCGATGGCCTGGCAACGTGCGTGAATTGCAAAGCGCGATGCGGCAGGCGCTGCTGAATTCCACAGGCCCGGTTGTGGTGCCGTCCTGTTTGCCAGTCGATGTGATTGGAAAAACATTGTCGGCGGAGAGTTCCAGCGATGAAGAGAGCGCATCGTCGGGTGTCCCTTCAGACCTTGCTCCCTTTGTCGAACGGCGTTTGGCGGCGGAATCAACAGACCTTTATGCCGAAGCGCTCGAACAGATGGAATTGTTTCTGATGACACGCGTGCTGGAATTTACCGAAGGGAATCAAACGCGCGCCGCTGAGATTCTGGGGATCACTCGGGGTAAGATCCGGAACCGAGTCAAGCAGTTCGGTATTACGCTGGACAAACATGTGGGGCTCGAAGATTAG
- a CDS encoding carbon storage regulator, whose translation MLVLSRKVDEVIVIDGRVHLRILQIRGNRIRIGIEAPDGMSITRSEITRELLSDATSEDVFDRATIG comes from the coding sequence ATGCTGGTACTTTCAAGAAAAGTGGATGAAGTCATCGTAATCGACGGACGAGTGCACCTTCGAATTCTTCAAATTCGTGGCAACCGAATTCGCATCGGTATTGAGGCGCCTGACGGGATGAGCATCACGCGATCGGAGATCACACGCGAACTTCTGTCGGATGCAACTTCAGAAGACGTATTCGATCGAGCGACGATTGGGTAG
- a CDS encoding response regulator, whose product MLTVNSFPTPESITSEDKPIPITMAVPEAIIDENPDAIVVSDSHGTILRWNRAAEKLFGWDATEAIGRNASELIIAPEIADQYREAMKQLVAASIPFQGQRRITVRNREQRRIAVRFWYHTVQEEGHVRVIGFFRDSSQSDYLEALLARQRMESRLLNPDALHANEDESFESALLETLHSICEITHWPIGRALLPSDDEQTLLSTVWTCVDKVNEPFCEVFAGQAFRRNVDLAGQVWETGQSEWQRIQPSDPYSQDSGHHIDIRSQYCVAVRHRREVIAVLQFFLTENEPPDVGLRNLVRKLSRALGHTIERRAWEEERRRLAAIVESTYDAILSKDPGGIITSWNKGAERLYGFSADEAVGQSIEIILPGSLRQEEREIQESIRTGQRLEQFETQRQRKSGEVINVSLTLSPLMNEEGRVIGTASIERDITRRKEAQHRLQEAMEIAEAANLAKSEFLANISHELRTPMNAILGMTDLSLKEELPEDVRDYLETVRDSADTMLFLINEILDFSRLEAGRFELENAPFDIRGMLDQTLRALSFRAHEKGLELVADVSSSVPQCVVGDEIRLQQILSNLTNNAIKFTESGEVVVTIGVEDVLVGGSQDSANQANCETVTLTFCVRDTGIGISPEDHERIFAPFTQADASTTRSYAGTGLGLSICRELATLMGGQIRVESKPGSGSSFFLTVTFLTGECDTDRDATTDTIIDDLSGTAVLIVDDNETIRANLKDMVESWSMRAEVAESGDAALRALQTASSDRDGFSLLIVDAVMPGMDGVALLEHVQNSAESNGTAILMMSPADQRLFKSRIEHLDVGAFLDKPVSQSSLLGAISEAFGEAVLIKSNEDRIVRTRRPLRILVAEDIPANQKVVKAILAKRGHSYRIAHNGREAIDFYTREAFDAILMDVQMPIMDGLQAVRAIRSSEGGNRHIPIVAMTAHAMRGDRETCLAAGMDAYVAKPIDAALLLNTLERLTDSLVEVDPENGAPNRSRGQWTLRSSSHSTPPAELRRNSEGASETTGRVWHVDVAMSRMGDDVNLLAKMVDFFLEDSGELQSRLSEEVAVANWAEAKRIAHSLKGLCSNFEAAPAVAAAFAVERACSDVSPAQISQLLTVMKQRIAELTEALRNWQAQH is encoded by the coding sequence GTGCTGACGGTTAATTCATTTCCTACACCAGAATCAATCACATCGGAAGACAAGCCGATTCCAATTACGATGGCCGTACCAGAGGCAATTATTGACGAGAATCCTGACGCGATTGTCGTCAGTGACAGCCACGGCACCATACTCCGCTGGAATCGAGCTGCGGAAAAGCTGTTCGGCTGGGACGCAACCGAAGCCATCGGCCGGAACGCCAGCGAACTGATCATCGCGCCGGAGATTGCTGACCAGTACCGCGAAGCGATGAAGCAGCTTGTGGCCGCATCGATCCCTTTTCAGGGGCAGCGGCGCATAACGGTCCGGAACCGGGAACAACGCAGGATTGCTGTCAGGTTCTGGTACCACACGGTTCAGGAAGAAGGTCACGTTCGCGTGATCGGTTTCTTCCGCGACAGTTCGCAATCCGATTATCTGGAAGCGTTGCTGGCACGGCAGCGAATGGAGTCGCGTCTTCTCAATCCGGATGCATTGCACGCCAACGAGGATGAATCCTTCGAAAGTGCATTGCTGGAGACTCTGCATTCCATCTGCGAGATAACGCACTGGCCGATCGGCCGGGCGTTATTGCCATCGGATGACGAGCAAACGCTGCTGTCGACAGTGTGGACGTGCGTTGACAAAGTGAATGAGCCCTTCTGCGAAGTATTCGCAGGTCAGGCTTTCCGGCGAAATGTAGACCTGGCGGGCCAGGTCTGGGAAACGGGGCAGTCTGAATGGCAGCGAATTCAGCCTTCAGATCCGTATTCGCAGGACTCAGGTCACCACATTGATATTCGAAGTCAGTATTGTGTCGCGGTCCGGCATCGCCGCGAGGTGATCGCCGTTCTGCAGTTCTTTTTGACGGAAAATGAGCCCCCGGATGTCGGGCTTCGGAATTTGGTCCGAAAGCTCAGTCGTGCCCTGGGACACACTATTGAACGGAGAGCGTGGGAAGAGGAGCGGCGACGGCTGGCTGCAATCGTCGAATCGACTTATGACGCAATTCTGAGCAAAGACCCCGGGGGAATCATCACGAGCTGGAATAAAGGTGCAGAACGCCTGTACGGTTTCTCCGCTGACGAAGCGGTTGGTCAGTCCATCGAAATCATTCTGCCGGGCTCACTTCGACAGGAAGAGCGGGAGATTCAGGAGTCCATCCGAACGGGTCAGCGACTCGAGCAATTCGAAACTCAGCGCCAGCGTAAGTCCGGCGAAGTGATTAATGTTTCGCTGACGTTGTCTCCTTTGATGAACGAAGAGGGCCGCGTCATCGGAACGGCATCCATCGAGCGAGACATCACTCGCCGTAAGGAAGCCCAACACCGATTGCAGGAGGCTATGGAAATCGCCGAGGCAGCGAATCTGGCGAAGAGCGAATTTCTGGCAAACATCAGCCATGAGCTGCGCACGCCTATGAACGCAATTCTGGGCATGACAGATTTATCGCTGAAGGAAGAGTTGCCAGAGGATGTTCGCGACTATCTGGAGACGGTCCGGGATTCAGCAGACACGATGTTGTTCCTGATTAACGAAATCCTGGATTTCTCTCGCCTGGAAGCTGGGCGATTTGAGCTGGAGAATGCGCCGTTCGATATCCGGGGAATGCTTGACCAGACTCTTCGAGCGTTGTCTTTTCGAGCTCATGAGAAAGGATTAGAGCTAGTTGCGGATGTCAGTTCTTCCGTGCCGCAATGTGTAGTCGGAGATGAAATCCGGCTGCAACAGATACTGAGCAATCTGACAAATAACGCGATCAAGTTCACGGAGTCTGGCGAGGTTGTTGTAACGATTGGGGTTGAAGACGTTCTTGTCGGAGGTTCACAGGATTCTGCCAACCAGGCGAATTGTGAAACCGTCACACTTACGTTTTGCGTGCGAGACACCGGAATAGGCATCAGCCCGGAGGACCACGAACGAATTTTCGCTCCGTTTACTCAGGCGGACGCCTCAACAACGCGTTCATACGCTGGTACAGGGCTCGGCTTGTCAATCTGCCGAGAACTGGCAACCCTGATGGGTGGGCAAATCCGTGTTGAAAGCAAGCCCGGTAGTGGGAGCAGTTTCTTTCTGACGGTGACTTTTCTGACAGGTGAATGCGATACTGATCGCGACGCGACTACAGACACCATCATTGACGACCTTTCCGGGACGGCCGTACTGATTGTTGACGATAACGAAACGATCCGTGCCAATCTGAAGGACATGGTGGAATCCTGGTCGATGCGGGCTGAAGTCGCGGAGAGTGGTGATGCCGCATTAAGAGCTCTGCAGACAGCCTCGTCAGACAGAGATGGTTTTTCCCTGTTGATTGTCGATGCTGTCATGCCGGGCATGGACGGGGTTGCCCTTCTGGAGCACGTTCAGAATTCCGCCGAATCCAATGGCACAGCAATCCTGATGATGTCGCCAGCGGATCAGCGACTGTTTAAGTCGCGAATAGAACATCTGGACGTCGGTGCATTTCTGGATAAACCCGTTTCGCAGTCCAGTTTGCTCGGAGCGATCTCTGAAGCGTTCGGGGAGGCTGTATTGATCAAATCGAACGAAGACCGCATCGTCAGGACAAGGCGGCCTCTTCGGATTCTTGTTGCCGAAGACATTCCGGCGAATCAGAAAGTTGTCAAAGCTATCCTCGCAAAACGGGGGCATTCGTATCGCATCGCTCACAACGGGCGGGAAGCGATTGATTTTTACACACGCGAAGCTTTTGACGCGATTCTGATGGATGTTCAGATGCCAATCATGGACGGATTGCAGGCTGTACGAGCGATACGGAGTAGCGAAGGTGGCAACCGCCATATACCCATCGTGGCGATGACTGCCCACGCGATGCGTGGCGATCGGGAGACTTGTCTCGCCGCTGGTATGGATGCCTACGTTGCAAAACCAATTGATGCCGCTTTGCTGCTGAATACTCTTGAACGACTCACTGATTCGCTCGTTGAGGTTGATCCTGAAAATGGCGCCCCGAATCGCTCCCGCGGTCAATGGACGTTGAGGAGCAGTTCCCATTCAACACCACCGGCTGAACTACGAAGAAACTCCGAGGGTGCATCAGAGACTACCGGTCGGGTCTGGCACGTGGATGTTGCCATGAGTCGAATGGGCGACGATGTGAATTTACTGGCGAAGATGGTGGACTTCTTTCTTGAGGATTCCGGCGAGCTTCAGAGTCGTCTGAGTGAGGAAGTGGCAGTGGCTAACTGGGCGGAAGCGAAGCGGATCGCCCACAGCCTGAAAGGCCTCTGCTCAAATTTTGAAGCGGCACCTGCAGTCGCTGCAGCATTCGCTGTTGAAAGAGCCTGTTCAGATGTCAGTCCTGCTCAGATTTCCCAACTCCTAACCGTGATGAAACAAAGAATTGCAGAACTGACGGAAGCACTGAGAAATTGGCAGGCACAGCACTAA
- a CDS encoding AI-2E family transporter produces MPQKTDSNCRVRTIGNRSLNFSTVLVVEVLIALVILLVAPDVVFILFLALLFAILLRMQTRFVVRNLRTSYPVALAIVLSTGAASFTAFGYAFGVQINQQLSESADVIAEARARVSEAALARPHLVSLVRSTPIIGEWLIPEQDTSPESDRAKTQTDSREQTDSNDVSAGETLATRAAGRGLLAVGNLFRTTFGIAINSLLILATGIFLAATPGQYVENGLMMLPPDYRTAASAFVREGVRRLEQWLMARFVSMGVTGLGAWLVLYLCDVPMAFMTGLLTAILTFIPNAGGILSLLVAVLFAVPQGADTVSMVIGGFAVVQVLESYVITPVVQQSQVSLLPASVIITQAILGAVFGFLGAAVASPLLTLLGTMIDMSNEHVPDGNNAANV; encoded by the coding sequence ATGCCCCAAAAAACCGACTCGAATTGTCGAGTCAGAACGATCGGGAACCGCTCGCTCAATTTCAGCACAGTTCTGGTGGTCGAAGTGCTGATCGCTCTGGTGATTCTGCTTGTGGCTCCCGACGTCGTCTTTATTTTGTTCCTGGCGTTGTTGTTCGCAATACTTCTCCGGATGCAAACACGATTTGTTGTTCGTAACCTGAGGACCAGCTACCCGGTTGCTCTGGCAATCGTGCTGTCAACCGGTGCCGCGTCGTTTACGGCCTTTGGATACGCTTTCGGTGTTCAGATTAATCAGCAGCTTTCCGAAAGCGCTGATGTCATTGCGGAAGCGCGTGCCAGGGTTTCGGAAGCTGCCCTGGCAAGACCGCACCTCGTATCTTTGGTGAGGTCGACTCCGATCATCGGGGAATGGCTGATCCCGGAGCAGGACACCTCTCCCGAGTCTGACAGAGCGAAGACGCAGACAGATTCACGTGAGCAAACGGATTCAAATGACGTATCCGCCGGCGAGACGCTGGCAACGAGAGCCGCTGGACGAGGACTGCTGGCAGTTGGCAATTTGTTTCGCACCACGTTTGGCATAGCCATCAATAGTCTGCTGATTCTTGCCACAGGCATCTTCCTTGCCGCGACGCCAGGACAATATGTCGAAAACGGTTTGATGATGCTGCCACCAGACTATCGAACTGCAGCCAGTGCCTTCGTTCGGGAAGGCGTTCGCCGACTCGAACAATGGTTAATGGCGAGATTTGTATCCATGGGTGTGACGGGGCTCGGGGCCTGGCTTGTACTTTACCTTTGCGATGTGCCCATGGCTTTTATGACCGGATTGCTGACAGCAATACTGACGTTCATCCCAAACGCCGGAGGCATCTTGTCACTGTTGGTGGCCGTCCTGTTCGCTGTGCCTCAGGGAGCAGACACGGTGTCGATGGTCATCGGCGGATTCGCCGTCGTGCAGGTTCTGGAAAGCTACGTCATCACGCCAGTGGTTCAGCAATCCCAGGTATCATTGCTGCCTGCCAGTGTCATCATCACGCAGGCCATTCTGGGTGCCGTGTTCGGCTTTCTGGGCGCGGCTGTCGCCTCGCCTTTGCTGACACTACTGGGGACAATGATCGACATGTCCAACGAGCACGTCCCGGACGGGAACAACGCAGCAAACGTTTGA
- a CDS encoding DUF1328 family protein: protein MLSWALTFIVIALLAGLFGFGLVGGMAYTAAKICFFVFLVLAILSALTGRRAPL from the coding sequence ATGTTGAGTTGGGCATTAACCTTTATCGTCATTGCATTGTTGGCTGGTCTGTTTGGCTTCGGCCTGGTGGGTGGGATGGCTTATACGGCCGCAAAAATCTGCTTCTTTGTCTTCCTTGTGCTGGCCATTCTCAGCGCACTGACTGGTCGTCGAGCTCCGCTTTAA